In Paracoccus jeotgali, the following are encoded in one genomic region:
- the tkt gene encoding transketolase, whose protein sequence is MDLDARRKADPQHWNLATSIRVLAMDAVQAANSGHPGMPMGMADVATVLFRNHLKFDASAPNWFDRDRFILSAGHGSMLLYALMYLTGYEQMTLDQIRNFRQWGAITAGHPEYGHADGIETTTGPLGQGIANSVGFAIAEEAMRAEFGDDLCDHRTWVISGDGCLMEGISQEAISLAGAQKLGRLIVLWDNNDITIDGRVSMSDATNQHERFHASGWRVLSCDGHDAADIDRALTEAKNSDGRPTLVDCKTIIGFGAPKKQDTAAAHGSPLGAEEIAVTRSLYGWEHAEFVIPDDILSEWRQIGSRGKTDREAWQQRVDALPEDARDEFARRVSGEVSDKLSPAIAALKEQAIEGNPKIATRKASEMVLEVVNPHLPEMFGGSADLTGSNNTLTPSLGKFGPDNRKGRYIHYGIREHGMAAAMNGIFLHGGFRPYGGTFLTFTDYARGAMRLSALMGIGTIYVMTHDSIGLGEDGPTHQPVEHLAICRATPNTLVMRPCDLVETAEAWEIAIDTDDAPTVLALSRQNLPLLRTESGENLTAKGAYILREASDTPRVVLLASGSEVEVAVKAREALEAEGIATRVVSVPCMELFRDQPEAYRREVLPEGTVRIGIEAAIRQGWDWLLMGEGGSDRTSDFVGMTGFGASAPAERLFKEFGITAEAVADRAKALL, encoded by the coding sequence ATGGATCTCGACGCGCGCCGCAAGGCCGACCCGCAGCACTGGAACCTTGCCACCTCGATCCGCGTCCTGGCGATGGATGCGGTGCAGGCGGCGAATTCGGGCCATCCCGGCATGCCCATGGGCATGGCCGATGTGGCGACCGTGCTGTTCCGCAACCACCTGAAATTCGACGCCTCGGCGCCCAACTGGTTCGACCGCGACCGCTTCATCCTGTCGGCGGGCCACGGCTCAATGCTGCTTTATGCGCTGATGTATCTGACCGGGTATGAACAGATGACCCTGGACCAGATCCGCAACTTCCGCCAGTGGGGCGCGATCACGGCGGGCCACCCGGAATACGGCCATGCCGACGGGATCGAGACGACGACCGGCCCGCTTGGTCAGGGGATCGCCAATTCGGTCGGCTTCGCCATTGCCGAGGAGGCCATGCGGGCCGAGTTCGGCGACGATCTGTGCGACCACCGCACCTGGGTCATTTCGGGCGATGGCTGCCTGATGGAGGGCATCAGCCAAGAGGCGATCAGCCTTGCCGGCGCGCAAAAGCTGGGCCGGCTGATCGTGCTGTGGGACAATAACGACATCACCATTGACGGCCGCGTCAGCATGTCCGACGCCACCAACCAGCACGAGCGGTTCCACGCCTCGGGCTGGCGGGTGTTGTCCTGCGACGGCCACGACGCCGCCGATATCGACCGCGCCCTGACCGAGGCCAAGAACAGCGACGGCCGCCCGACGCTGGTCGATTGCAAGACCATCATCGGCTTTGGCGCGCCGAAAAAGCAGGACACCGCCGCCGCCCACGGCTCGCCCCTTGGCGCCGAGGAAATCGCCGTCACCCGCAGCCTTTACGGCTGGGAACATGCCGAGTTCGTCATTCCCGACGACATCCTGTCGGAATGGCGTCAGATCGGCAGCCGCGGCAAGACCGACCGCGAGGCATGGCAGCAGCGCGTCGACGCCCTGCCCGAGGATGCGCGCGACGAATTCGCCCGCCGCGTCTCGGGCGAGGTCAGCGACAAGCTCTCTCCCGCCATCGCTGCGCTGAAGGAACAGGCGATCGAGGGCAACCCCAAGATCGCCACCCGCAAGGCGTCGGAAATGGTGCTCGAGGTGGTGAACCCGCATCTGCCCGAGATGTTCGGCGGGTCGGCCGATCTGACCGGCTCGAACAACACGCTGACGCCCAGCCTGGGCAAGTTCGGCCCCGACAACCGCAAGGGCCGCTATATCCATTACGGCATCCGCGAACACGGCATGGCGGCGGCGATGAACGGGATCTTCCTGCATGGCGGCTTCCGGCCCTATGGCGGCACCTTCCTGACCTTCACCGACTACGCCCGCGGCGCGATGCGGCTGTCGGCGCTGATGGGGATCGGCACCATCTATGTCATGACCCATGACAGCATCGGCCTGGGCGAGGACGGCCCCACCCACCAGCCGGTCGAGCATCTGGCGATCTGCCGGGCGACGCCCAACACGCTGGTCATGCGCCCCTGCGATCTGGTCGAGACCGCCGAGGCCTGGGAAATTGCCATCGACACCGATGATGCGCCCACCGTGCTGGCGCTGTCGCGTCAGAACCTGCCCCTGCTGCGCACCGAAAGCGGCGAGAACCTGACCGCCAAGGGCGCCTATATCCTGCGCGAGGCATCCGACACACCGCGCGTCGTGCTGCTGGCCTCGGGCTCCGAGGTCGAGGTCGCCGTCAAGGCCCGCGAGGCGCTCGAGGCCGAGGGCATCGCCACCCGCGTCGTCTCGGTCCCCTGCATGGAGCTGTTCCGCGACCAGCCCGAGGCTTACCGCCGCGAGGTGCTGCCCGAAGGCACCGTCCGCATCGGCATCGAGGCCGCGATCCGGCAGGGCTGGGACTGGCTGCTGATGGGCGAAGGCGGCAGCGACCGGACGTCCGATTTCGTCGGCATGACCGGCTTTGGCGCCTCGGCCCCGGCCGAACGTCTGTTCAAGGAGTTCGGCATCACCGCCGAGGCCGTCGCGGACCGGGCCAAGGCGCTGCTGTGA